TTCGAATTAAACCACATGCTCCACCGCTTGTGCGGGCCCCCGTCAATTCATTTGAGTTTTAACCTTGCGGCCGTACTCCCCAGGCGGTCAACTTAATGCGTTAGCTGCGTTACTAAGTTCTCAAGGAACCCAACAACTAGTTGACATCGTTTACGGCGTGGACTACCAGGGTATCTAATCCTGTTTGCTCCCCACGCTTTCGCACCTCAGTGTCAGTATCAGTCCAGGTAGTCGCCTTCGCCACTGATGTTCCTTCCTATATCTACGCATTTCACCGCTACACAGGAAATTCCACTACCCTCTACTGTACTCTAGCCTGCTAGTTTTGAAAGCAATTCCCAGGTTGAGCCCGGGGCTTTCACTTCCAACTTAACAAACCACCTACGCGCGCTTTACGCCCAGTAATTCCGATTAACGCTTGCACCCTTCGTATTACCGCGGCTGCTGGCACGAAGTTAGCCGGTGCTTATTCTGTTGGTAACGTCAAAACTTAGCGGGTATTAACCGTAAGCCCTTCCTCCCAACTTAAAGTGCTTTACAATCCGAAGACCTTCTTCACACACGCGGCATGGCTGGATCAGGGTTTCCCCCATTGTCCAATATTCCCCACTGCTGCCTCCCGTAGGAGTCTGGACCGTGTCTCAGTTCCAGTGTGACTGATCATCCTCTCAGACCAGTTACAGATCGTCGCCTTGGTGAGCCTTTACCTCACCAACTAGCTAATCTGACCTAGGCTCATCTAATAGCGCAAGGCTCCGAAGAGGCCCCTGCTTTCTCCCGTAGGACGTACGCGGTATTAGCTTACCTTTCGGCAAGTTATCCCCCACTACTAGGCAGATTCCTAGGCTTTACTCACCCGTCCGCCGCTCGTCAGCAGAGAAGCAAGCTTCTCTCTGTTACCGCTCGACTTGCATGTGTTAGGCCTGCCGCCAGCGTTCAATCTGAGCCATGATCAAACTCTTCAGTTATATTCTGATCGGGTTTTGAGAAAACCCTAAACTTGGCTCAGCAATCGCAAATATCTTTTATAAAAAAAGACAAAAATAACTCTATGAATTCACAGAGTAACTTGTTTTGCTGATAATCTTGGCGACTATCAGTCATTCATCACAAGCACCCACACGAATTGCTTGATTAACTATGTTAAAGAACGATTTGGGAGATCCAATAAAGCCGCCTAAGCAACTCAGCAATCTCAACCAAGGCCGCGCATTCTACGCTAAACCTGAACTGTGTCAAGCGTTATTTTAAATTCTTTTTCAACCGAAACTCAGAAGAAACCCAATCAAAACAACTCTTTACCACCTGCCGCTGAAGCGATGCCCCGTCGACAGGTGGCGTATATTACAGCAATTATTTCCCTTGTAAAGCCCTAAAATGAAAATAGTTTGAATTATTTACCACACTCGGCTTTATTGAAGTTTTTAAGGCGCTGTCCTGCCGCATCCTCTAACCAAGCACTGACAAACCATCCATTAGCCCGAGCTTTAATTTGATAGCGCTCTCCTGCCATAAAGGCATCATACTCCAGTACCGCATCACAACGCCGTTGTGAGTCCATGCCTTGGCCACCACGATCATAACTAATACGTACTGTTAAGCGTTGGGCACCAGGCGCTACTTGGAAATAGCGGGCATCGCGTAAGATCTGATTATTCAAGCGCATAGCAGCAACTCGCACCCCTGGTGCAGAGACCACATCAATCCACGCCAAATGAAGATCATGTTCAGGTACTGGCTCAGCACAGGCATTAAGCGCCAGCACACTGCATAACCAACCCAATATAGATATTTTTTTCATTAAGTAAAAAACCAATAGCAGACACTAATTGCAGCAATCACACCAGCCAGCTCAGCTAAAAGTGCGCACCCTACAGCATGGCGTGCCCGTTGAATGCCCACTGCTCCAAAATAGACAGCCAACACATAAAACGTAGTTTCAGTACTACCTTGAATAGTGGCTGCCGCTAATGCAGCAAAACTATCCACTCCCTGAGCTTGCATCGTTTCAATCAGCATGGCTCTGGCGGCACTGCCAGAAAAAGGCTTCACTAAAGCAGTTGGTAGTGCGTCAACAAAGCGACTATCCCAATTAAACCATTCAACTAACCAACGAATACCTTCTAAACCAAACTCTAAAGCGCCTGATGCTCGCAGCACACCAACAGCACAGAGCATGGCTAATAAGTAAGGCAAAAGATTTTTAGCAACATCAAAACCCTCTTTCGCCCCTTCTATAAAAGCTTCGTAAACTGGCAGGCGTTTAATCGCCCCTAAAATTAAAAAACTGAGGATAATGCCAAATAGCGTGAGGTTTCCTAAGAGCGATGACAAGCTGGCCAAAGCTACCGCGCTCAATCCAGATAAGATGGCAATAAAGCCCCCTAACCCTAGTGCAGCAGGAATAAAGTAGGCAAGCACTACTGGATCCCAGACCCGCAAACGCTGCATAAAAGCAACTGATAATAAACCCACTAGTGAAGAGGCGCTGGTTGCTAACAAGATAGGCAGAAAAACTAGCGTTGGATCTGCAGCCCCCTGTTGCGCGCGATACATAAAAATTGAGACCGGCAACAAGGTCAAAGAGGAGGCATTTAGGACTAAAAATAAAATTTGTGCGTTACTGGCAGTGGTTTTTGAGGGGTTAAGCTCTTGCAAAGCACGCATCGCCTTTAAGCCAATCGGGGTTGCGGCATTATCTAAACCAAGACCATTGGCAGCAAAGTTTAACGTAATTAACCCAAGCGCGGGATGTCCTTTGGGAACCTCGGGCATCAAGCGGGCAAATAAAGGGCCTAATAACTTCGCCAGTAATTCAACTAAACCCGCTTTTTCGGCAATTTTAAGCAATCCAAGCCACAAGGTCAGGGTGCCAAACAATAAAATCATCACATCGACTGACAGTTTGGCCATACTAAATAAGCTTTCAACCATGGCGGCCCACACCTCGGGCTCACCACCTAGCCAACGTACTAAACCAGCTACCGCAGCAACCAGAAAAAAACTTAACCACAATCCATTTAACATGAGTTAGCCTTTATGCTGATTCAGTACATAAAGCAGTGCTGCCGTCTGCGCATCTGGCTGACCATCAAAGTTTTGTGGACGATATTTCATTTGAAACGCCGCAAGTACTTGATGTGTCTCTTGATCCCACTCACCATGCTGCTCAACCTGATAGCCTACTTTAGCTAGCTGCTGCTGAAACCAAAGTGCGCTGGGCTGTTGATAAAATCTAGGAATGAGCGCATTTACTTGCTGCGTATCTGGCCAGCTGATTAAACCCTCATCGGCTAAACGCTTCCAAGGAAATAAAGGACCGGGATCAAATTTACGTAAAGGCGCTATGTCGCTATGGGCAATGATGCTGTCTTTACCTAGCTGATGGCGCTGCATAATATCTTTGAGTAATACAATTAACTGATCAATTTGCTGATCATTCCAGGAATACCAGGTCTTGTTACCTGCAGCATCTTCAGTAAAGCCCTTATTCACCATCTCAATCCCAATTGAATTAGCATTTAAAAAGGTTTTACCTTGCCAAGCACTCACTCCGGCATGCCATGCCCGACGATTTTCATCAACTAACTGATAAATTTTAGCCGTCCGATCATCAATTAAATAATGACTACTCACTTGCTCTTGAGTTAGTAAATACAGTGAGCGATCAAAATCAGTCGCGGTATAGTGCAAAACGATGTACTGCACTCGACTATCCTGCCCTTTGGCCTGATAACTTCGATCAATGTTTAAGCCCGAACAGGCGCTTAACAATAAAAAACTAAAAATTATTAAGTATTTCTGCATTTTCGCCCTCTAATCCAGACTCAACTGACTTACGATTAAATTGTCCTAGGTAAAATATCAGACTTCTCGCTACAGATTCATACCTAGCAAATAAATAAGGTTAATTTTTAT
The sequence above is a segment of the Thiopseudomonas alkaliphila genome. Coding sequences within it:
- a CDS encoding PA0061/PA0062 family lipoprotein, whose amino-acid sequence is MKKISILGWLCSVLALNACAEPVPEHDLHLAWIDVVSAPGVRVAAMRLNNQILRDARYFQVAPGAQRLTVRISYDRGGQGMDSQRRCDAVLEYDAFMAGERYQIKARANGWFVSAWLEDAAGQRLKNFNKAECGK
- a CDS encoding N-acetylmuramoyl-L-alanine amidase, encoding MQKYLIIFSFLLLSACSGLNIDRSYQAKGQDSRVQYIVLHYTATDFDRSLYLLTQEQVSSHYLIDDRTAKIYQLVDENRRAWHAGVSAWQGKTFLNANSIGIEMVNKGFTEDAAGNKTWYSWNDQQIDQLIVLLKDIMQRHQLGKDSIIAHSDIAPLRKFDPGPLFPWKRLADEGLISWPDTQQVNALIPRFYQQPSALWFQQQLAKVGYQVEQHGEWDQETHQVLAAFQMKYRPQNFDGQPDAQTAALLYVLNQHKG
- a CDS encoding nucleoside recognition domain-containing protein is translated as MLNGLWLSFFLVAAVAGLVRWLGGEPEVWAAMVESLFSMAKLSVDVMILLFGTLTLWLGLLKIAEKAGLVELLAKLLGPLFARLMPEVPKGHPALGLITLNFAANGLGLDNAATPIGLKAMRALQELNPSKTTASNAQILFLVLNASSLTLLPVSIFMYRAQQGAADPTLVFLPILLATSASSLVGLLSVAFMQRLRVWDPVVLAYFIPAALGLGGFIAILSGLSAVALASLSSLLGNLTLFGIILSFLILGAIKRLPVYEAFIEGAKEGFDVAKNLLPYLLAMLCAVGVLRASGALEFGLEGIRWLVEWFNWDSRFVDALPTALVKPFSGSAARAMLIETMQAQGVDSFAALAAATIQGSTETTFYVLAVYFGAVGIQRARHAVGCALLAELAGVIAAISVCYWFFT